One Pleurocapsa sp. PCC 7327 DNA segment encodes these proteins:
- the bioD gene encoding dethiobiotin synthase has protein sequence MKALLVVGTDTEVGKTVLTSSLAAYWQIYKPNKSLGLMKLIQTGIGDREFYQELFGSSPSLEIAAPLCFQTPVAPPIAAEREGRDIDLGQVWQEFRRLGQQQDFVLVEALGGLGSPVTHELTVADLAGEWRLSVVLVAPVKLGAIAQTVANVALARQYQIDLKGIVLNCVQPRTEQQLADWTPIELLESLTCIPVLGVLPYLSDRNDLEKLALVASNLALEKFLPW, from the coding sequence ATGAAAGCATTACTGGTTGTAGGAACGGATACCGAGGTGGGCAAAACAGTCTTAACCTCATCTTTAGCAGCTTACTGGCAGATCTACAAACCGAATAAAAGTCTGGGACTGATGAAGCTCATCCAGACAGGCATTGGCGATCGGGAGTTTTACCAAGAACTGTTTGGCAGCAGTCCATCGCTAGAAATCGCCGCCCCTCTGTGTTTTCAAACTCCAGTCGCTCCTCCTATAGCGGCAGAACGAGAAGGTCGCGACATCGACTTAGGACAAGTTTGGCAAGAATTTAGGCGATTAGGGCAACAGCAAGATTTCGTCTTAGTCGAAGCTTTAGGCGGGCTAGGTTCTCCAGTGACTCACGAACTAACGGTAGCAGATCTAGCTGGGGAATGGCGTTTGAGCGTCGTTTTGGTCGCGCCGGTTAAATTAGGCGCGATCGCCCAAACCGTAGCTAATGTTGCTCTTGCCCGCCAGTACCAAATCGATCTCAAAGGCATTGTCCTCAATTGTGTCCAACCCCGTACCGAACAACAATTAGCCGATTGGACGCCGATCGAGTTGCTTGAATCTTTGACCTGCATTCCCGTTTTAGGCGTTTTGCCCTATCTGAGCGATCGCAACGATCTGGAAAAGCTGGCTCTAGTTGCATCGAATTTAGCCCTGGAGAAATTTTTGCCTTGGTAG
- a CDS encoding sensor histidine kinase KdpD, whose protein sequence is MVVQQGLWRKLSDVFNSQEAANLEVRAPQSELDAIYPYSSEQIARAKLKAQKEWFGAIAALQQLLLSSIDASQTDLQGSILSAPAPVLSYVDLISRFQTGIFMPQALKTLALMPCQQSVAQQILQHDITGAIAELPLLPNDPIASEQFCLALTSKFGLLMVLGEDATGLPTFQFSFEPETIERAWSLLRSRLYLAKYHQLQQLDRTFEKFRPPTPDYRLVTNFSHLLLKHLPELPTLETKKTRAIETVSEKNGNIFPFANRRAKQQSQQLDEACATDSPDIELLQALTHEIRTPLTTIRTMTRLLLKRSSELSPEIVKRLETIDQECTEQINRMELIFRAAEFKTSPVREKQVQLVPISLEQVFQRSIPLWQKQAQRRSVELDVVVPKKLPQVVSDPAMLDQVLTGLMEKFIRSLPTGGQIQVRVTTAGNQLKLQFYTQSVYQDNALKALGQLLMFQPETGSLSLSLDVTKNLFNALGGKLIVRQRPQQGEVLTIFLPLGGERSKGRI, encoded by the coding sequence ATGGTCGTGCAACAGGGATTATGGCGAAAACTCAGTGATGTTTTCAATAGCCAAGAAGCGGCTAATTTAGAAGTTCGTGCACCTCAGAGCGAGCTAGACGCGATTTATCCCTATTCGAGCGAGCAGATAGCCAGAGCAAAGCTGAAAGCGCAAAAGGAATGGTTTGGAGCGATCGCGGCACTACAACAGTTATTATTATCTTCGATCGATGCTTCGCAAACAGATTTACAAGGCTCGATCTTATCCGCTCCCGCGCCCGTTTTAAGCTATGTAGATCTGATTTCTCGCTTTCAGACCGGAATTTTTATGCCACAAGCGCTCAAGACTCTGGCGCTAATGCCCTGTCAGCAATCTGTTGCCCAACAAATTCTACAACATGACATTACAGGCGCGATCGCGGAACTGCCCCTCTTGCCAAACGATCCCATCGCCAGCGAGCAGTTTTGTTTGGCATTGACTTCCAAGTTTGGGTTGCTGATGGTTTTGGGAGAGGACGCTACGGGACTCCCTACCTTTCAATTTTCGTTTGAACCAGAAACAATCGAACGGGCATGGTCGCTCTTGCGATCGCGCTTGTATCTTGCCAAGTACCATCAATTACAGCAACTCGATCGCACTTTCGAGAAATTCAGACCGCCAACGCCCGATTATCGTCTCGTTACAAATTTTAGCCATCTGCTGCTCAAGCATTTACCCGAACTACCAACCCTAGAGACGAAAAAAACTCGCGCGATCGAGACAGTTAGCGAGAAAAACGGAAACATTTTCCCGTTCGCCAATCGGCGAGCCAAACAGCAGTCTCAACAGCTCGATGAAGCTTGTGCAACTGATTCTCCAGACATCGAATTGCTGCAAGCACTTACCCATGAGATTCGCACTCCCCTGACGACCATTCGCACGATGACGCGATTGCTCCTCAAGCGTTCTAGCGAATTATCGCCGGAAATAGTCAAGCGCTTGGAAACTATCGACCAGGAATGTACCGAGCAAATCAACCGTATGGAGCTAATTTTCCGAGCGGCAGAATTTAAAACCTCTCCCGTGCGAGAAAAACAAGTTCAGCTCGTTCCTATCTCCCTCGAACAAGTCTTTCAACGCAGTATTCCCCTTTGGCAAAAACAAGCACAACGACGTAGTGTCGAACTCGATGTGGTTGTACCGAAAAAACTGCCGCAGGTAGTTAGCGATCCGGCTATGCTAGACCAAGTACTAACTGGATTGATGGAAAAATTTATCCGCAGTTTGCCCACGGGAGGACAAATCCAAGTTCGAGTGACGACGGCGGGGAATCAACTAAAACTGCAATTTTATACTCAGTCCGTCTACCAAGATAATGCCCTTAAAGCGTTGGGTCAGTTGCTGATGTTTCAACCAGAAACGGGCAGTTTGAGTCTAAGTTTGGACGTTACTAAAAACCTTTTCAATGCCTTGGGCGGCAAACTGATCGTGCGCCAACGACCCCAACAGGGAGAGGTTCTGACTATTTTCTTGCCCTTGGGAGGCGAGCGATCTAAAGGCAGAATCTAG
- a CDS encoding YbhB/YbcL family Raf kinase inhibitor-like protein, with amino-acid sequence MNRRACLRLGVRFSSWLGLSLVACGSAPKQQNSFSTSTGTMKLESTAFIHNELIPSRYTCDGEDISPPLNWNDPPAATKSLALICDDPDAPMKTWVHWVVYNLPPETRSLPEKIPAGNSLSNGGLQGKNDFGKIAYGGPCPPRGTHRYFFKLYALDTMLDLKPGATKAQLEAAMKGHILAQAEFIGHYRRK; translated from the coding sequence ATGAATCGCAGAGCTTGCTTACGCCTGGGCGTTAGATTCTCCAGCTGGCTGGGACTTTCCTTAGTAGCTTGCGGATCTGCGCCCAAACAACAGAATTCTTTCTCTACCTCTACTGGAACGATGAAACTAGAAAGTACAGCTTTTATCCACAACGAGCTAATACCATCTCGGTACACCTGCGACGGCGAGGATATCTCGCCGCCTTTGAATTGGAACGATCCGCCAGCTGCAACTAAAAGCCTGGCGCTGATTTGCGACGATCCCGACGCACCGATGAAAACCTGGGTTCACTGGGTTGTTTACAATTTGCCTCCCGAAACTCGCTCCTTGCCCGAAAAGATTCCCGCAGGCAATTCACTTTCCAATGGCGGACTTCAGGGGAAAAATGACTTCGGCAAAATTGCCTATGGGGGACCTTGCCCGCCGCGAGGAACACACCGCTATTTCTTTAAACTCTATGCCCTAGATACAATGTTAGACCTCAAACCAGGGGCGACAAAAGCTCAACTAGAAGCTGCTATGAAAGGGCATATTCTCGCTCAAGCCGAATTCATCGGGCATTATCGCAGAAAATGA
- a CDS encoding alanine--glyoxylate aminotransferase family protein: MTLPFSIDERHRIHTSQLDVPPRLLLGPGPANVHPRVLAAMSLPTLGHLDPRYLELMDEIQTLLRYTWQTDNPMTISVSGTGSAAMEATLANVLEPGDVILVGIMGYFGYRLADMASRYGADVRKLTKAWGEVFSLDELREGLETNRPTVLALVHAETSTGARQPLEGVSELCREFNCLLLVDTVTSLGGVPLFLDKWGIDLAYSCSQKGLGCPPGLAPFSMSPRAWDKLQNRRSPVANWYLDMNLLNRYWGSERIYHHTASSNMNYGLREALRLAAEEGLEERWQRHQNNARLLWEGLADLGLVCHVREEFRLPTLTTVRVPEGVDSKAVARQLLTDYNIEIGLGLGELAGKVWRIGLMGYNSRRENVVLLLEALRKVLANGKAIDIVN, from the coding sequence ATGACCTTACCCTTTTCTATCGACGAGCGCCATCGCATCCATACCTCCCAACTAGACGTACCCCCGCGCCTGCTTTTGGGTCCGGGTCCGGCCAACGTCCATCCCCGCGTCCTGGCGGCTATGAGCCTGCCAACGCTGGGGCACCTCGACCCCCGTTACCTAGAATTGATGGACGAAATTCAAACCTTGCTCCGCTACACTTGGCAAACAGACAACCCGATGACGATTTCGGTCAGTGGAACGGGCAGTGCAGCCATGGAAGCGACTTTGGCTAACGTTCTCGAACCGGGGGATGTAATTTTAGTCGGCATAATGGGTTACTTCGGCTATCGCTTGGCGGATATGGCGAGTCGCTATGGAGCCGATGTACGCAAGCTGACTAAGGCTTGGGGAGAGGTTTTTAGCCTAGACGAACTGCGAGAGGGCTTAGAAACCAATCGTCCTACCGTTCTTGCCCTGGTTCACGCAGAAACCTCGACGGGAGCGCGTCAGCCCCTGGAAGGAGTAAGCGAATTGTGCCGCGAATTTAATTGTTTGTTATTGGTCGATACGGTGACGAGTTTGGGCGGCGTGCCTTTGTTCTTAGATAAATGGGGGATCGACCTGGCTTATAGTTGCAGTCAAAAAGGTCTCGGCTGTCCTCCCGGACTGGCTCCTTTTAGCATGAGTCCTCGCGCTTGGGATAAACTTCAAAATAGGCGATCGCCAGTCGCGAATTGGTATCTGGATATGAACCTGTTGAATCGCTATTGGGGTTCCGAGCGAATTTATCACCACACGGCTTCTAGCAATATGAATTACGGTTTGCGGGAGGCGCTGCGCTTGGCGGCAGAAGAAGGATTAGAAGAACGCTGGCAGCGACATCAAAACAATGCCCGCTTGCTTTGGGAAGGTTTGGCAGATTTGGGGCTGGTTTGTCACGTCCGGGAAGAATTTCGCTTGCCTACCCTAACTACGGTTAGAGTTCCAGAAGGAGTCGATAGCAAGGCAGTGGCACGCCAACTCCTGACCGATTACAACATTGAAATTGGTTTGGGACTGGGCGAACTGGCAGGCAAAGTCTGGCGAATTGGATTGATGGGTTATAACAGTCGGCGCGAAAATGTTGTGCTTCTGTTGGAAGCGCTTAGGAAAGTCCTAGCTAATGGGAAAGCAATCGACATCGTTAACTAG
- a CDS encoding glycosyltransferase family 4 protein, whose protein sequence is MRIAQIAPLWERVPPPAYGGTELVVSLLTDELVRRGHEVTLFATADSVTLARLEPGAPQPLRLMEATPQEEQIYNTLQLSKVYERANDFDIIHSHIDFSAFPYANLVKTPTVHTTHGIVPAWVEPIYIKNRHQNFVSISNSQRRDDLDLNYIATVYNGIDPDAHLFHPQPDNSPYLAFLGRISPEKGPHLAIEIAKRAGWHLKIAGKVDRADREFFEREIAPLIDGKQIEFLGEADRAQKSEIMGGAVATLFPITWREPFGLVMTESMACGTPVIAMALGSAPEVIVHGKTGFLCQSVDECVAALARISEIDRRACRQHVEQHFSVRAMVDGYEAVYRRVLATSFSRNGRSETPIIAA, encoded by the coding sequence ATGCGAATAGCACAAATTGCTCCGCTATGGGAGCGAGTTCCTCCTCCAGCCTATGGCGGCACAGAATTAGTAGTTAGTTTATTAACTGATGAACTCGTTCGACGCGGACATGAAGTTACGTTGTTTGCAACGGCTGACTCGGTTACCCTTGCCAGGCTAGAACCCGGAGCACCCCAGCCCTTACGCTTGATGGAAGCGACTCCGCAAGAGGAACAAATCTACAACACCTTGCAACTGAGTAAAGTTTACGAACGCGCCAACGATTTTGATATTATTCATTCGCACATTGACTTTTCTGCTTTTCCCTATGCCAATTTGGTAAAAACGCCAACGGTACATACGACTCATGGAATTGTCCCCGCTTGGGTTGAGCCAATTTACATCAAAAATAGACACCAAAACTTCGTCAGTATTTCTAATTCACAGCGTCGGGATGACTTGGATTTAAACTACATCGCTACTGTATATAATGGAATCGATCCCGACGCTCACCTCTTTCATCCCCAACCGGATAATTCGCCTTATTTAGCTTTTCTAGGGCGGATATCGCCAGAAAAGGGCCCTCATCTGGCGATTGAGATTGCCAAGCGCGCGGGCTGGCACTTGAAGATAGCTGGCAAGGTCGATCGCGCCGATCGAGAGTTTTTTGAACGAGAAATTGCGCCACTGATTGATGGCAAACAAATTGAATTTCTAGGTGAAGCCGATCGCGCGCAGAAGAGTGAGATTATGGGTGGGGCGGTTGCTACGCTGTTCCCGATTACCTGGCGCGAACCCTTTGGTTTGGTCATGACCGAATCAATGGCTTGTGGTACGCCAGTGATTGCAATGGCACTGGGGTCAGCTCCTGAAGTTATCGTGCATGGCAAGACAGGGTTTCTTTGTCAGAGCGTGGATGAATGTGTTGCTGCCCTCGCTCGAATATCCGAAATAGATCGTCGGGCTTGCCGTCAGCACGTGGAGCAGCATTTTAGCGTTCGAGCAATGGTAGATGGCTATGAAGCGGTGTATCGACGGGTTTTGGCAACCAGTTTCAGCCGCAATGGTCGAAGCGAGACTCCCATTATTGCTGCTTGA
- a CDS encoding glycosyltransferase, translated as MMHSPKQAIAILSIDSKPNDSKLDTLAIHHQLAQLTSALRKAGWQIDRFLGKVGKSWTNQVKIERNSPDSRKIYITATNIAQFVREFQKFAMHEGGNYPLIHTWNGLAGQIGLQLKVSGGMQWIHSYWSEDSLSIESQISGHPSAQTAWQIWHNADEIIEFASLNAKSSPFHPKVRSKIEAKRQLGLSAFDTVILWVGTFAQQGDRALQEIERWLEIATRLNQMSAIQRHRSWKQHWVFIAQTSGSADDRAQINRAIQEKVSALDLKDKIHWSASGSPEGLDLYYSAADACVLPNWREPFADKALRAIDRGTPAIASQYSGARFAVIPKETGLRVAANSPEAWAEAIAQVLEGDRWVKRLWQHSLGRSDPELSWTIAAAHLSEVYRRLLAQTITQIPLWHSQKPYSIRLPQRAMVTDFEPDKTLDFVPSPASDSVAVAAMRRSAS; from the coding sequence ATGATGCATTCCCCCAAGCAAGCGATCGCAATTTTGTCGATTGACTCAAAGCCAAATGACTCAAAATTAGATACATTAGCGATCCACCATCAACTCGCCCAGCTTACTTCAGCATTGAGAAAAGCCGGATGGCAGATCGATCGATTTCTAGGTAAAGTTGGCAAATCATGGACAAATCAGGTGAAAATAGAACGTAATTCGCCGGATAGCCGCAAAATATATATAACAGCAACTAATATCGCCCAATTCGTCAGAGAGTTTCAAAAATTTGCTATGCACGAAGGGGGCAACTATCCACTCATTCATACCTGGAATGGATTAGCGGGTCAGATTGGGTTGCAGCTTAAGGTGTCTGGTGGAATGCAGTGGATACATTCTTACTGGAGTGAAGATTCGCTTTCGATTGAATCGCAAATTTCCGGACATCCTTCGGCGCAAACAGCCTGGCAAATTTGGCACAATGCAGATGAAATTATTGAATTTGCATCTCTCAATGCCAAGTCTTCTCCATTCCATCCCAAGGTACGATCGAAAATCGAAGCCAAACGCCAATTAGGACTTTCTGCCTTCGACACCGTTATCTTGTGGGTTGGAACTTTCGCTCAACAAGGCGATCGGGCGTTGCAAGAAATTGAACGCTGGCTTGAGATTGCAACTCGACTCAATCAAATGTCCGCTATCCAACGGCATCGCTCGTGGAAACAACATTGGGTTTTCATTGCGCAAACTTCCGGTTCTGCTGACGATCGCGCTCAGATTAATCGTGCTATCCAAGAAAAAGTTTCAGCACTCGATCTAAAAGATAAAATTCATTGGTCAGCATCAGGTTCACCTGAAGGTCTCGATCTTTATTACAGTGCAGCCGATGCGTGCGTGCTTCCGAATTGGAGAGAACCCTTCGCAGATAAGGCATTACGGGCGATCGATCGCGGCACCCCAGCGATCGCATCTCAGTACAGTGGAGCGAGATTTGCCGTCATCCCCAAAGAAACCGGGTTACGGGTTGCCGCTAACAGTCCAGAGGCATGGGCCGAGGCAATCGCTCAGGTGTTGGAGGGAGATCGATGGGTCAAACGGTTATGGCAGCACTCTTTAGGCAGATCCGATCCGGAGTTGAGTTGGACGATCGCGGCGGCTCATCTGAGTGAAGTCTACCGACGATTACTGGCACAAACCATCACTCAGATACCACTCTGGCACAGCCAAAAACCGTATTCAATCAGGCTGCCGCAACGAGCGATGGTGACAGACTTCGAGCCGGACAAGACATTAGACTTTGTTCCATCGCCTGCATCTGACTCTGTTGCGGTTGCAGCGATGAGGCGCTCGGCATCCTAA
- a CDS encoding response regulator — MNCAQPSKGDILIVDDTPDNLRLLSAMLDKQGYEVRSVTNGSTALMGVRAQPPDLILLDINMPGMNGYEVCQHLKANPDTQEIPVIFISALNEIFDKVKAFSAGGVDYITKPFQVEEVLVRVENQLTVRRLQVQLLQALEQERALNQRIEELAMLEERNRIARDIHDSLGHALVALNIQMETALALWKNDPEQAYTFLVEAKQLGSEALQAVRQSVSDIRTDPLQGQLLEGAIAALVREFHQTTGVLPECQINLSHPLSNQIDTVAYRIVQEGLTNICKHAEATTVRIELQTTPSGLLLVLQDNGKGFRVDERYTGFGLQGMRERIAGLGGELKIVSEPGAGCRITAKIPRLPGKIR; from the coding sequence ATGAATTGTGCTCAGCCCTCTAAGGGAGATATCCTTATCGTTGACGATACGCCAGATAATCTGCGCCTTTTATCAGCCATGCTAGATAAGCAGGGGTATGAAGTCCGCAGTGTAACTAATGGTTCGACGGCATTGATGGGCGTGCGGGCACAACCCCCCGATTTGATTCTGCTCGACATCAACATGCCCGGCATGAATGGTTATGAAGTCTGCCAGCACCTAAAAGCCAATCCCGACACTCAGGAGATTCCAGTCATTTTTATCAGCGCGCTCAACGAGATATTTGATAAAGTCAAAGCTTTCTCGGCTGGAGGCGTAGACTATATTACTAAGCCATTTCAAGTTGAGGAGGTATTGGTACGAGTTGAGAATCAATTAACCGTTCGCAGGCTGCAAGTGCAGTTGCTCCAAGCTTTAGAACAAGAACGAGCGCTTAACCAACGAATTGAAGAATTAGCAATGCTCGAAGAGCGCAATCGGATTGCTCGCGATATTCACGACTCATTGGGGCACGCACTTGTAGCGCTCAATATTCAAATGGAAACCGCCCTGGCTCTGTGGAAGAATGACCCGGAACAGGCTTACACATTCTTAGTAGAAGCCAAACAACTTGGTTCGGAAGCCTTGCAAGCAGTACGCCAATCCGTTTCAGACATCAGAACCGACCCATTGCAAGGTCAATTATTAGAAGGCGCGATCGCCGCCCTCGTCCGAGAATTTCACCAAACCACGGGCGTATTGCCAGAATGCCAGATTAACCTATCCCATCCCCTATCAAACCAGATCGATACTGTGGCGTATCGGATCGTGCAAGAAGGTCTGACCAACATTTGCAAGCATGCAGAGGCAACTACCGTCCGCATCGAACTCCAGACCACCCCCTCCGGTTTATTGCTGGTGCTTCAAGATAATGGCAAAGGTTTTCGGGTCGATGAGAGATATACTGGATTTGGTCTTCAGGGCATGCGAGAGAGAATTGCTGGCTTGGGAGGCGAGCTGAAAATTGTCAGCGAGCCGGGGGCTGGCTGTCGTATTACTGCCAAAATTCCAAGGCTACCAGGTAAAATACGATAA
- a CDS encoding response regulator transcription factor, protein MIRVLLVEDQEIVRRGLKTLLGTKPDLQIVGEADNGQSAIEQLEAWQAVSQLPDVVVMDIRMPVMDGVEATRLICQQFAGTKILVLTTFNDTQYVSEALRFGAKGYLLKDTPAEELAKAIRSIHQGYTQFGPGILERAIAQVSAIESEKPKDPPPELLELTAREREVLRLIAAGASNREIAQALFLSEGTVRNHISHILARLNVRDRTQAALVANTFLDWLEKPKTSG, encoded by the coding sequence ATGATTCGAGTGTTGCTCGTAGAAGACCAAGAGATTGTCCGTCGGGGCTTAAAGACCTTGTTAGGAACTAAGCCTGACCTTCAAATAGTGGGCGAAGCAGATAACGGGCAAAGCGCGATCGAACAGCTAGAAGCGTGGCAGGCAGTCTCGCAACTGCCGGACGTGGTAGTAATGGACATTCGCATGCCCGTGATGGATGGGGTAGAAGCTACCCGATTGATTTGCCAGCAGTTTGCAGGAACAAAGATTCTCGTTCTCACGACCTTTAACGATACTCAGTACGTGTCCGAGGCGTTGCGTTTTGGGGCCAAAGGGTATTTGTTAAAAGATACGCCTGCCGAGGAACTGGCAAAAGCGATTCGCTCGATTCACCAAGGCTATACCCAGTTTGGACCGGGAATTCTGGAGCGGGCGATCGCGCAGGTGTCGGCAATCGAGTCAGAAAAGCCCAAAGATCCACCGCCAGAGCTACTGGAGTTGACCGCTAGAGAACGGGAGGTTTTGCGCTTGATTGCAGCTGGTGCGAGCAATCGGGAAATAGCCCAGGCACTGTTCCTCTCAGAAGGGACGGTCAGAAATCATATCTCTCACATTCTAGCTCGACTAAATGTACGCGATCGCACTCAAGCGGCGCTTGTTGCTAATACATTTCTCGATTGGCTGGAGAAGCCTAAAACTTCTGGTTAA
- the rimP gene encoding ribosome maturation factor RimP produces MTHPLIPKILELATPIAEELGLEVVEVVFQTNKRPPILRLDIRNPSSDTSIDDCERMSRSLEAILDTTEIIAGSYVLEISSPGISRQLITDREFAAFKGFSVIVKTHTPYEERKEWRGKLQGRDEEAVYINQKGRAIAIPRQLVATVQLDG; encoded by the coding sequence ATGACTCATCCGCTCATTCCCAAAATTCTAGAATTAGCGACTCCCATTGCCGAAGAACTGGGATTAGAAGTCGTAGAAGTCGTTTTTCAAACCAATAAGCGACCGCCAATTCTGCGCTTAGATATTCGCAATCCCAGCAGCGATACGAGTATAGATGATTGCGAACGCATGAGCCGCTCCCTGGAAGCCATCTTAGATACAACAGAAATCATTGCGGGGTCTTATGTCTTAGAGATTTCTAGTCCAGGAATCTCGCGGCAACTGATTACCGATAGAGAATTCGCAGCTTTTAAAGGATTTTCTGTCATCGTAAAAACCCACACCCCCTATGAGGAGCGAAAAGAATGGCGAGGAAAGCTACAGGGACGGGATGAAGAAGCCGTTTACATCAATCAAAAAGGACGCGCGATCGCAATTCCTCGTCAGCTCGTTGCTACAGTCCAACTAGATGGATAA
- the nusA gene encoding transcription termination factor NusA, producing MSLVNLPGLRDMIEEISQRHNLPKSAVQEALREALLKGYERYRRSQSLDRHQFHDDYFNNFEVELDTEEEGFRVLATKTIVETVSNSDRDISLEDVQKVAAEAQLGDEVVLDVTPDQKEFGRMAAIQTKQVLLQKLRDQQRKLIQEEFQDLENTVLQARVLRFERQAVIMAVQSAFGQPEVEAELPKREQLPNDNYRANATFKVYLKKVREGSHRGPQLIVSRAAAGLVVELFTVEVPEIEEEVVRIVAVSREANPPSRHVGPRTKIAVDTLERDVDPVGACIGARGSRIQAVVNELRGEKIDVIRWSPDPATYIANALSPARVDKVILVNPDERQALVLVAEDQLSLAIGKEGQNVRLAARLTGWKIDIKDIASYKTETEQQPEPVTADASDQ from the coding sequence ATGTCACTGGTTAACTTGCCCGGTCTACGGGATATGATTGAAGAAATTAGTCAAAGACACAACTTACCCAAATCCGCCGTTCAAGAAGCCTTGCGCGAAGCTTTACTAAAAGGTTACGAACGCTATCGTCGCTCTCAGAGTCTAGACCGCCATCAGTTTCACGATGACTATTTCAACAATTTTGAAGTCGAACTAGACACCGAAGAAGAAGGCTTTCGCGTTCTCGCGACCAAAACCATCGTCGAAACTGTCAGCAACAGCGATCGCGATATTTCGCTCGAAGACGTTCAAAAAGTAGCCGCAGAAGCCCAACTAGGAGACGAGGTAGTTTTAGACGTTACTCCCGATCAAAAAGAATTCGGTCGCATGGCAGCCATTCAAACCAAACAGGTGCTGCTGCAAAAACTGCGCGATCAGCAGCGAAAGCTCATTCAAGAAGAATTCCAAGACCTAGAAAACACCGTTCTCCAAGCCAGAGTCCTGCGGTTCGAGCGACAAGCTGTTATCATGGCAGTACAGAGTGCTTTCGGTCAGCCAGAAGTCGAAGCAGAACTTCCCAAGCGAGAACAGCTACCTAATGATAACTATCGAGCCAACGCTACCTTTAAGGTCTATCTCAAAAAAGTGCGCGAAGGATCTCACCGAGGTCCCCAACTGATCGTCTCTAGAGCAGCAGCTGGCTTAGTTGTCGAACTGTTTACCGTTGAAGTTCCTGAAATCGAAGAAGAAGTCGTCCGCATCGTCGCCGTCTCCAGAGAGGCAAATCCACCGTCTCGCCATGTCGGTCCCCGTACCAAAATTGCGGTAGATACCTTAGAGCGAGATGTCGATCCCGTCGGAGCTTGTATCGGCGCGAGGGGGTCTCGAATCCAAGCCGTAGTCAACGAACTGCGAGGTGAGAAAATCGACGTAATTCGCTGGTCGCCCGACCCGGCTACTTACATTGCCAACGCCCTCAGTCCCGCACGGGTAGATAAAGTCATTTTAGTCAATCCAGACGAGCGCCAAGCCTTGGTCTTAGTAGCAGAAGATCAATTGAGCTTAGCCATCGGCAAAGAAGGACAAAACGTTCGCCTAGCCGCTCGTCTGACGGGTTGGAAAATCGATATCAAGGATATAGCAAGCTACAAAACCGAAACCGAACAACAACCAGAACCCGTCACCGCAGACGCCAGCGACCAATAA
- a CDS encoding YlxR family protein, which produces MQKNYRRCISCRKVAPKESFWRIVRVYPSRQVQLDRGMGRSAYICPQASCLTAACQKNRLGRALKVSIPDRIYESLWERLATVSGREDI; this is translated from the coding sequence ATGCAGAAAAACTACAGACGTTGTATTAGTTGCCGAAAGGTAGCGCCAAAAGAATCATTTTGGCGAATCGTCAGAGTCTACCCCTCGCGACAGGTACAATTAGATCGGGGGATGGGGCGTTCTGCCTATATCTGCCCTCAAGCTAGTTGTCTGACGGCAGCTTGCCAGAAAAATCGACTGGGGCGAGCGCTAAAAGTCTCCATACCCGATCGCATTTATGAGAGCTTGTGGGAGCGTTTAGCGACTGTTTCTGGTCGGGAAGATATCTAA